The Malus domestica chromosome 13, GDT2T_hap1 genome includes a window with the following:
- the LOC103452416 gene encoding uncharacterized protein → MNYLLWNCRGLGSDPVVRALRGLIRKHRPSMIFLSEMKMRDHRIDGIRRRLGYSFGFHVSPIGRAEGLSLWWIESMNVNILFSSAHIIDVCFCLEDSLSWVRCTFVYGTPYRREKLDFWNWMSNYFGPTDIPWLCGGDFNEFVWDHQKSGGASVLYNRSGYLHNFLNAAALVDLGFNGPKFTWRGRWYGNLVEERLDRAAANVLWQNLWPHTSVHHDTALCSDHCPIVVLSQPATRRGKRLFRFEAFWAKEEDCRALVAKCWGSPGRGRWIDLWNLKLSICKSHLISWSRNKFNRRGLEIEELVQQLDSLQHHWEDNAEEIHVVSNRIDQLREQEELYWMQRSRVNWFREGDANTAFFHRTTLQRRRVNSIVKLKDVDGSWVDDSRRVPALVEEHFKSLFTSVGCRDWGDILNCLEPLVSELMNNDLIKPVSEEEIKVAVHQMGGLKALGPDGFQGIFYHFFWDIIVAEVNGLVMDFMQGEGNTRSLNSTYIVLIPKVPHPESVSQYRPISLCNFSFKILSKVLANRLQPLLPLLISPMQNAFIADRQIQENLGLAHELFHFLKLRKSQQKFEMCVKLDMQKAYDRVEWDFLEAFAILLNGQPGNWFSPSRGLRQGDHLSPYLFLMANLRNGENIMHILNKYCLASGQMMNSHKSSVYFGRNTPDQVRSQLGSLLGMPVVSDPGVYLGLPAIWGRSKRSSLAFVKGRVMAVVQAIPTYPMNLFKFPAAVCKDLDSMLAGFLWGDCGGHKRIHWILNGKDTRLWVDRWLPSLPLGHPNPDPPTSVTLTSKVSSLICPRSKSWDIDFLRPFIPEVEINAILDIPLGHCSIRDRLVWTASRTGIYSVREGYHWIHSSRGQLGVPDSGVPSTLGTSVWKAIWQTNAPPKIRHFLWRAAREALATVGGLFKRRSASSPLCPVCKSQEESVLHLLLRCPWVEPIWFGGPLGFRRVGECDPSFHYWLNALINKTTNLQERSRILSIIAFSCWHIWNARCNFVFKESALAPSQVDGMARLAAILRDHNGLFVAAHKWSLGAPSVVFAEALAMLKGWWYCSGQLGSVPHPGFYFEVAEFFPGLSLVLGPKTGQSVGGLSGVEV, encoded by the exons ATGAATTACCTGCTTTGGAACTGCCGAGGTCTGGGGTCGGACCCGGTAGTTCGGGCCCTCCGTGGGCTGATCAGGAAACATAGACCCTCTATGATCTTTTTATCTGAGATGAAAATGAGAGATCATAGGATTGACGGTATTCGTAGGCGTTTGGGATACTCATTTGGCTTCCATGTTTCGCCGATTGGGCGGGCTGAGGGTTTAAGTTTATGGTGGATTGAGTCGATGAATGTTAACATTCTCTTTTCTTCTGCTCACATTATTGATGTGTGTTTCTGTTTGGAGGATAGTCTCTCTTGGGTGCGCTGTACTTTTGTTTATGGTACTCCGTACAGACGAGAGAAGCTGGATTTCTGGAATTGGATGTCTAACTATTTTGGTCCGACGGATATTCCCTGGCTTTGTGGTGGGGACTTCAATGAGTTTGTGTGGGACCATCAGAAATCGGGGGGAGCCAGTGTCCTGTATAATAGATCGGGGTACTTGCATAACTTTCTGAATGCAGCTGCTTTGGTGGATCTGGGGTTCAATGGGCCGAAGTTCACATGGCGTGGTAGGTGGTATGGTAATCTTGTGGAGGAAAGGCTTGATAGGGCGGCTGCTAACGTTCTTTGGCAAAATCTTTGGCCCCATACTTCTGTTCATCACGATACGGCGCTTTGCTCGGATCATTGCCCAATCGTGGTCCTATCCCAGCCCGCTACTCGTAGGGGTAAACGGCTATTCCGTTTTGAGGCGTTCTGGGCTAAGGAAGAGGATTGTAGGGCTCTAGTGGCTAAGTGCTGGGGCTCTCCAGGTAGGGGGCGGTGGATTGACTTGTGGAATCTGAAACTCTCAATATGCAAATCTCATCTTATCAGTTGGAGTCGGAATAAGTTCAACCGGCGTGGCTTGGAGATTGAGGAGTTGGTGCAGCAACTGGATTCGCTTCAGCATCATTGGGAGGATAATGCGGAGGAGATACATGTTGTGTCTAATCGCATTGATCAGTTGCGGGAGCAGGAGGAACTTTACTGGATGCAACGGTCTAGAGTTAACTGGTTTCGGGAGGGCGACGCTAATACTGCTTTTTTCCATCGTACGACTCTCCAACGGAGACGGGTTAATTCCATTGTTAAGTTGAAGGATGTGGATGGCTCTTGGGTGGATGATAGTCGGAGGGTTCCCGCTTTAGTGGAGGAGCATTTTAAATCCCTTTTTACTTCTGTGGGCTGTCGGGATTGGGGTGATATTCTCAACTGTCTGGAACCTCTGGTTTCTGAGTTAATGAATAATGATCTCATCAAACCTGTTTCTGAGGAGGAGATTAAGGTTGCTGTTCATCAGATGGGGGGTTTGAAGGCTCTGGGACCGGACGGGTTCCAAGGTATTTTTTATCACTTTTTTTGGGACATTATTGTTGCTGAGGTGAATGGtttggtgatggatttcatGCAGGGGGAGGGTAACACTCGAAGCCTTAACTCTACTTACATTGTCTTGATTCCTAAGGTCCCTCATCCTGAATCGGTGTCCCAATATCGTCCTATCAGTCTTTGCAACTTCTCGTTTAAGATTCTTTCAAAGGTGTTGGCGAATCGGTTGCAGCCCTTGCTGCCTCTTTTAATCTCGCCTATGCAGAACGCTTTTATTGCGGATCGGCAAATTCAGGAGAACCTTGGGCTTGCTCATGAATTGTTCCATTTTCTGAAGTTGAGGAAATCTCAGCAAAAGTTTGAGATGTGTGTTAAATTAGATATGCAGAAAGCGTATGACCGGGTTGAATGGGACTTCCTGGAAGCG TTCGCAATTTTACTGAATGGTCAGCCTGGAAATTGGTTTTCTCCCTCTCGTGGGCTCCGTCAAGGTGACCATCTCTCTCCGTACTTGTTTCTTATG GCGAATCTGAGAAATGGTGAAAACATTATGCATATCCTCAACAAGTACTGTTTGGCCTCGGGTCAGATGATGAATTCTCATAAGTCTAGTGTGTACTTCGGTCGTAACACTCCTGACCAGGTGAGGTCGCAGCTTGGCTCCTTGTTGGGTATGCCGGTGGTGTCCGACCCGGGGGTGTATCTCGGGCTGCCTGCTATTTGGGGAAGATCTAAACGAAGTAGTCTTGCTTTTGTGAAAGGGAGAGTGATGG CTGTTGTCCAAGCTATTCCTACCTACCCTATGAATCTGTTTAAATTCCCGGCTGCTGTTTGCAAAGACCTTGACTCTATGTTGGCGGGCTTTTTGTGGGGTGACTGTGGTGGGCATAAGAGGATTCATTGG ATTTTGAATGGTAAGGATACTCGGCTTTGGGTTGATCGTTGGcttccctctcttcctcttgGGCATCCTAATCCCGATCCTCCCACTTCTGTTACTCTTACTTCTAAGGTCTCCTCCCTTATTTGCCCGAGGTCCAAGTCTTGGGACATTGATTTTTTACGACCGTTCATTCCTGAGGTGGAAATCAACGCCATTCTTGATATTCCTTTGGGGCATTGTTCTATTCGGGATAGATTGGTCTGGACGGCGAGTAGAACTGGTATCTATTCGGTCCGGGAGGGTTATCACTGGATCCATTCTTCACGGGGGCAGCTGGGGGTTCCTGATTCTGGTGTCCCAAGTACTTTGGGGACTTCGGTTTGGAAAGCGATTTGGCAGACTAATGCCCCGCCAAAAATTCGCCATTTTTTGTGGCGCGCTGCTAGGGAGGCTTTGGCCACTGTGGGAGGTTTGTTCAAGCGTAGGTCTGCTTCTTCTCCTTTGTGTCCTGTCTGTAAATCTCAGGAGGAGTCTGTGCTGCATTTGCTGCTGAGGTGTCCCTGGGTTGAACCTATCTGGTTTGGTGGTCCGCTTGGGTTTCGAAGGGTTGGTGAATGTGATCCCTCTTTCCATTACTGGCTCAATGCTCTGATCAATAAGACTACTAATCTCCAGGAAAGATCGCGAATTCTCTCAATCATTGCTTTCTCTTGCTGGCACATCTGGAATGCGAGATGTAATTTTGTCTTTAAGGAGTCGGCCTTAGCCCCATCCCAG GTGGATGGTATGGCACGGTTGGCTGCGATCCTGAGGGATCATAATGGGCTGTTTGTGGCGGCCCACAAGTGGTCTCTTGGTGCTCCGTCCGTGGTGTTCGCTGAAGCTTTGGCGATGCTTAAGGGCT GGTGGTATTGCTCGGGGCAGCTGGGAAGTGTTCCCCATCCTGGATTCTATTTTGAGGTTGCGGAATTCTTTCCAGGGCTGTCGCTGGTCTTGGGTCCCAAGACTGGCCAATCGGTCGGCGGACTTTCTGGCGTCGAGGTCTAA
- the LOC103452121 gene encoding probable pre-mRNA-splicing factor ATP-dependent RNA helicase DEAH4, translating into MADLPILQFEDTIMKAVEENPVVVVIGETGSGKSTQLSQILHRRGYTKSGVVGVTQPRRVAAVSVARRVSQELGVRLGDEVGYAIRFEDRTSERTRIKYLTDGVLLRESLSNPELDQYSVIILDEAHERSLNTDILLGLMKRLVKRRASNFKVLITSATLDGEKVSQFFSNCPVVKVPGKLFPVEIAYSRERPASYLESSLETALNIHIKQGEGDVLIFMTGQDDIDKLVLKLEERVRSLEEGSCMDAIILPLHGSLQPEMQVRVFGPRPPNCRRFIVATNIAETSLTVDGVVYVIDSGYVKQRQYNPSTGMYSLDVVQISKVQANQRAGRAGRTRPGKCYRLYPSTVYEDEFLDATIPEIQRSSLAGSVLYLKSLDLPDIDILKFDFLDSPSPESLQDALKQLYLIDAIDENGLITRVGKTMAELPLEPSLSKTLMEANEYGCLSQALTVAAMLSAETTLLPGRSKSTEKKRKHDYLDLPDGSGWGDHIQLLQIYECWHQTDYDINWCKDYQLQVRGMKFVKDVRKQLSQIMQKIAKGSLDVQTARRRNESQQDYHNLRKALCVGYANQLAERMMHHNGYRTLGFKPQVVQVHPSSVLKPDDEGKLPDYVVYHELIATTRPFLRTVCAVNVAWVRPILDKVNNLNIKKLSGGIGRIEEQPEGNLSDLPKKEDVVAPVLDDRESRVQAARERFLARKGKK; encoded by the exons ATGGCGGACCTACCAATCCTCCAATTCGAGGACACAATCATGAAAGCAGTAGAAGAAAACCCCGTCGTAGTGGTGATCGGAGAGACAGGTTCGGGAAAGAGCACGCAGCTCTCTCAGATACTTCACAGAAGGGGCTACACCAAGTCCGGAGTCGTCGGCGTCACTCAGCCCCGCCGAGTCGCCGCCGTCTCCGTCGCCAGACGAGTTTCGCAGGAGCTCGGCGTTCGGCTTGGGGACGAAGTTGGATACGCCATCAGATTTGAAGATAGAACTTCGGAAAGGACGCGGATTAAGTACCTCACCGATGGAGTTCTTCTTCGTGAAAGCCTCTCCAATCCAGAGCTTGATCAGTACTCTGTAATCATACTAGATGAAGCTCACGAAAGGAGTCTAAACAC GGACATACTGCTGGGACTGATGAAACGCTTGGTGAAAAGGCGTGCCTCGAATTTCAAGGTTCTAATCACTTCAGCAACTCTTGATGGCGAAAAAGTATCacaattcttttcaaattgCCCTGTAGTGAAAGTCCCCGGCAAGTTATTCCCGGTCGAAATAGCCTACAGCCGTGAGCGCCCTGCCAGCTATCTTGAGTCATCTCTAGAAACAGCTCTCA ATATACATATTAAGCAAGGCGAAGGCGATGTCTTGATTTTCATGACTGGACAG GATGATATAGACAAGTTGGTGTTGAAGTTAGAAGAGAGAGTTCGAAGCCTGGAAGAAGGGTCTTGCATGGATGCCATAATCCTTCCTCTTCATGGTTCTTTGCAGCCCGAAATGCAG GTACGTGTTTTTGGTCCTCGGCCTCCAAATTGTAGGAGATTTATTGTTGCAACAAATATTGCTGAAACTTCTTTGACTGTAGATGGTGTTGT GTATGTTATTGATTCTGGTTACGTGAAGCAACGACAGTACAACCCATCAACTGGCATGTATTCCCTCGATGTTGTTCAAATTAGCAA GGTACAAGCAAATCAACGTGCAGGACGAGCAGGAAGAACACGTCCTGGGAAGTGCTATCGTTTATACCCTTCGACGGTttacgaggatgagttccttgaTGCAACAATTCCTGAAATACAACGCTCTTCGCTTGCTGGAAGTGTTCTCTATTTGAAATCTTTGGACCTCCCTGATATTGACATtctaaaatttgattttcttgATTCTCCTTCCC CTGAGTCTTTACAAGATGCTTTGAAGCAGTTGTATCTTATTGATGCTATTGATGAAAATGGATTGATCACAAGAGTTGGAAAAACAATGGCTG AGCTTCCGCTAGAACCTTCACTGTCAAAGACCTTAATGGAGGCAAATGAGTATGGCTGCTTATCGCAGGCTTTGACTGTTGCTGCTATGTTATCTGCAGAAACCACATTGCTTCCTGGTCGAAG CAAAAGTacggagaagaagaggaaacatGATTATTTGGACCTTCCTGATGGCTCTGGTTGGGGTGATCATATCCAGTTGCTACAGATCTATGAGTGCTGGCATCAAACTGACTATGACATTAATTGGTGCAAGGATTATCAGTTGCAG GTGAGAGGGATGAAGTTTGTCAAGGATGTAAGGAAACAGTTATCTCAAATCATGCAGAAAATAGCAAAAG GATCATTAGATGTACAGACAGCCAGAAGACGGAATGAAAGCCAACAAGATTATCACAATTTGAGGAAGGCTTTGTGCGTGGGATATGCAAATCAACTTGCTGAGAGAATGATGCATCACAATGGTTATCGAACTTTAGGTTTTAAGCCCCAAGTAGTACAG GTGCATCCATCCTCTGTGCTAAAACCAGATGATGAAGGGAAATTGCCTGACTATGTTGTGTACCATGAACTCATTGCAACAACCCGCCCATTCCTGCGCACTGTATGTGCCGTAAATGTTGCTTGGGTCAGACCAATTTTGGACAAAGTGAATAATCTAAACATCAAGAAGCTGAG TGGCGGGATTGGTCGTATTGAAGAGCAACCGGAGGGAAATCTTTCCGATTTGCCAAAGAAAGAGGATGTTGTTGCGCCGGTCCTTGACGATCGGGAAAGTAGAGTACAGGCGGCTAGGGAACGATTTCTTGCTCGTAAAGGAAAGAAATGA
- the LOC103452122 gene encoding uncharacterized protein, giving the protein MTVFGSSATAYLSGGKAHAHVFPIDYEAEVSQRLVDAAHDNDSKSAGECLGDPFVDVNFVGTVCLKSKKTEIVAQGESAHEVRVEYEEFKTQITALFLAAHSGNLALVRKLLSYGANVNQNLFRGYATTAAVREGHLEILEVLINGGASQEACEEALLEASYLGRARSAEMLMGSDMIRPQAAVHALVSASCRGFVDVVDTLIKCGVDADATDRALLQSSKPFLYTNVYCNALVAAIVSRQISVVRLLLQAGARTDIKVSLGGWSWDVNTGEEFRVGAGLAEAYSVTWCAVEYFEASGAILRMLLQHHSPNIPHFGRTLIHHAVLCNNERAVEVLLSCGADVEVPIKTTNSETDCPVHMASRLGLNKVLQQLVSAGCNVNSRTESGETALMSCARYKHQECLKILASEGADFGLVNSAGQSASVIAESARWTLGFRQAVADVIRSGEIVQSSNTSVFSPLMLVTQANDVEALKKLIEGADVDLNEQDEKGYSAAMIAAEGGYLETFKLLIDAGADINLHNKCGQTVMELFVTNQNSEEFEKLFLKNAAPQKVLDSPIEFYGTLHQAVQHGNTDFVLTLISRGSDVNASDADGYTPLMLAARGGHSTLCELLITLGAKCDIANARHETALLLARKSGIKNDAENVILDEVARSLVLGGSRVKKHTKCGRGSPHRKMLKMVGAAGILQWGKSSKRNVICRRAEVGASDSFRWNRRRKFDTDELGLFHVVTTKHKELHFVCEGGIEMAELWVRGIKLVTMKAVFGKL; this is encoded by the exons ATGACGGTGTTCGGGAGCTCCGCCACGGCTTACCTGTCCGGCGGGAAAGCGCACGCGCACGTGTTTCCGATCGACTACGAGGCCGAGGTTTCGCAGCGGTTGGTGGACGCCGCGCACGACAACGACTCGAAATCGGCGGGGGAATGTCTAGGCGATCCTTTCGTGGACGTGAACTTTGTCGGAACGGTGTGCTTGAAGTCGAAGAAGACGGAGATTGTGGCGCAGGGCGAGTCGGCGCACGAGGTTCGCGTCGAGTACGAGGAGTTCAAGACTCAGATCACTGCCTTGTTCCTCGCCGCTCACTCTGGGAATTTGGCGCTCGTTAGGAAGCTCCTG AGTTATGGAGCAAATGTGAATCAAAACCTGTTCCGAGGCTATGCAACAACAGCAGCAGTGAGGGAGGGACATTTGGAGATATTGGAGGTGCTCATCAATGGCGGCGCGTCTCAGGAGGCATGTGAGGAGGCCTTGTTGGAGGCAAGCTACTTGGGGAGGGCTAGGTCCGCCGAGATGCTCATGGGATCCGACATGATCCGCCCTCAGGCGGCGGTGCATGCTCTTGTTTCTGCTTCCTGCAGAGGCTTTGTTGATGTAGTTGACACACTCATCAAG TGTGGGGTGGATGCGGATGCAACTGACAGGGCGCTGCTTCAATCGTCCAAGCCATTTCTATACACTAATGTTTACTGTAATGCGCTTGTTGCCGCCATTGTTAGCCGGCAAATTTCTGTAGTCAGACTCCTCTTGCAG GCTGGAGCCAGAACAGATATAAAAGTGAGTCTTGGGGGCTGGTCCTGGGATGTAAATACAGGAGAAGAGTTTCGGGTGGGTGCAGGACTAGCCGAGGCTTACAGTGTGACCTGGTGTGCTGTGGAGTATTTTGAAGCCAGTGGTGCTATCTTGCGGATGCTCTTGCAACACCACTCTCCTAACATTCCTCACTTTGGGAGGACTCTCATTCACCACGCCGTATTATGTAACAATGAAAGAGCGGTAGAGGTTCTGTTAAGTTGCGGTGCTGATGTAGAAGTTCCAATTAAGACAACAAATTCAGAAACTGACTGCCCTGTTCACATGGCGTCGCGACTTGGATTAAATAAGGTTCTTCAACAATTGGTTAGTGCGGGGTGCAATGTCAACTCTCGGACAGAATCTGGAGAAACTGCACTAATGAGCTGTGCTAGATATAAACACCAGGAATGCCTTAAAATTCTGGCTTCAGAGGGTGCTGATTTTGGCCTGGTGAATTCTGCTGGTCAGAGCGCAAGCGTAATAGCAGAGTCAGCAAGGTGGACTCTTGGCTTCCGACAAGCAGTTGCAGACGTGATTCGATCTGGTGAAATTGTTCAATCAAGCAATACATCAGTATTTTCTCCTCTAATGCTTGTGACTCAAGCAAACGATGTTGAGGCCTTGAAGAAACTGATTGAGGGAGCAGACGTTGATCTCAATGAGCAAGATGAAAAGGGATACTCAGCTGCCATGATAGCTGCAGAGGGTGGTTACCTGGAAACTTTCAAATTGCTTATCGATGCTGGGGCTGACATAAACCTGCACAATAAATGTGGTCAGACTGTAATGGAACTATTCGTTACAAACCAAAACAGTGAAGAATTTGAAAAGTTGTTTCTTAAGAATGCTGCACCTCAAAAGGTACTTGATAGTCCTATTGAGTTTTATGGGACTCTACATCAGGCAGTACAGCACGGCAACACAGATTTCGTTCTTACATTGATAAGCAGGGGTTCTGATGTGAATGCTTCTGATGCCGATGGATACACTCCATTGATGTTAGCAGCAAGAGGAGGCCACTCTACACTGTGCGAGCTTTTGATTACTTTAGGGGCAAAATGCGACATTGCGAATGCAAGACACGAGACAGCCCTCTTACTTGCAAGGAAAAGTGGGATTAAAAACGATGCAGAGAATGTGATATTGGATGAGGTTGCAAGAAGCCTTGTTCTTGGTGGGAGTCGCGTGAAGAAGCACACAAAATGCGGTAGAGGATCTCCACATCGAAAAATGCTGAAAATGGTTGGGGCTGCCGGGATTTTGCAGTGGGGGAAGTCGAGCAAGAGAAATGTGATTTGCAGGAGGGCGGAAGTCGGGGCTAGTGACTCGTTCAGATGGAACCGCCGGAGGAAATTCGACACTGACGAGCTGGGGCTGTTCCATGTGGTGACCACAAAGCACAAGGAGCTGCATTTTGTATGTGAAGGTGGGATTGAAATGGCTGAGCTCTGGGTGAGAGGGATCAAGCTTGTGACAATGAAAGCTGTTTTTGGCAAGCTTTGA
- the LOC103423822 gene encoding NADH dehydrogenase [ubiquinone] flavoprotein 1, mitochondrial, whose translation MAPIKGILSLQRAALARHHGAKWGLGFRSFSTQGAAPSTTPQPPPPPPPPEKTHFGGLKDEDRIFTNLYGLHDPFLKGAMKRGDWYRTKDLVIKGADWIVNEMKKSGLRGRGGAGFPSGLKWSFMPKVSDGRPSYLVVNADESEPGTCKDREIMRHDPHKLLEGCLIAGVGMRASAAYIYIRGEYVNERLNLVKARNEAYAAGLLGKNACGSGYDFDVHIHFGAGAYICGEETALLESLEGKQGKPRLKPPFPANAGLYGCPTTVTNVETVAVSPTILRRGPEWFASFGRKNNSGTKLFCISGHVNKPCTVEEEMSIPLKELLERHCGGVRGGWDNLLAVIPGGSSVPLLTKDICNDVLMDFDALKAVQSGLGTAAVIVMDKSTDIVDAIARLSYFYKHESCGQCTPCREGTGWLWMIMERMKVGNAKLEEIDMLQEVTKQIEGHTICALGDAAAWPVQGLIRHFRPELERRIRERAEKELLEAAA comes from the exons ATG GCACCCATCAAGGGTATACTTTCTCTGCAGAGAGCAGCTTTAGCTCGTCATCATGGTGCGAAGTGGGGCCTAGGGTTTAGATCATTTAGCACTCAGGGTGCAGCACCCTCTACTACTCCTCAACCTCCACCACCTCCTCCACCTCCTGAAAAAACCCATTTTGGTGGTTTGAAAGATGAAGACCGAATTTTCACCAACTTATATGGGTTGCACGACCCATTTCTCAAGGGTGCCATGAAACGAGGTGACTGGTACCGAACAAAAGATCTAGTTATTAAAGGTGCTGATTGGATTGTCAATGAAATGAAGAAGTCTGGCCTCCGTGGACGTGGTGGTGCTGGTTTCCCATCTGGCCTCAAATGGTCTTTTATGCCAAAAGTATCTGATGGCCGTCCATCCTATCTTGTCGTCAATGCTGATGAAAGTGAACCTGGAACCTGTAAGGACAGGGAAATTATGCGCCATGACCCACACAAACTTTTAGAGGGTTGCTTGATTGCTGGTGTTGGGATGAGGGCTAGTGCTGCTTACATCTATATAAGAGGTGAATATGTGAATGAACGGTTAAACCTTGTAAAGGCCAGAAATGAAGCCTATGCAGCTGGATTACTGGGAAAAAATGCATGTGGATCTGGTTATGATTTTGATGTTCACATCCACTTTGGTGCTGGGGCCTATATTTGTGGTGAAGAAACAGCTCTTCTAGAGAGCCTTGAAGGGAAACAGGGTAAGCCAAGATTGAAGCCTCCCTTCCCTGCTAATGCAGGATTATATGGCTGCCCCACCACCGTTACAAATGTGGAAACGGTGGCTGTTTCTCCTACCATTTTGAGGCGTGGACCAGAGTGGTTTGCCAGTTTTGGGAGAAAGAACAATTCAGGGACAAAATTGTTCTGTATTTCAGGACATGTGAACAAGCCTTGCACCGTTGAGGAGGAGATGAGCATACCCTTGAAAGAGTTATTAGAGAGGCACTGTGGAGGTGTGAGGGGTGGATGGGACAATTTACTTGCAGTAATTCCAGGTGGTTCATCCGTTCCATTGCTTACCAAGGACATATGTAATGATGTATTGATGGATTTTGATGCACTGAAAGCTGTCCAGTCAGGATTGGGAACTGCAGCTGTTATTGTGATGGATAAATCGACTGACATTGTCGATGCAATTGCAAGGCTTTCTTACTTCTACAAGCATGAGAGCTGTGGGCAGTGCACACCATGCAGGGAGGGGACAGGATGGCTTTGGATGATCATGGAAAGAATGAAAGTAGGGAATGCAAAGCTGGAAGAGATTGACATGCTTCAGGAGGTGACCAAGCAGATTGAGGGGCACACAATCTGTGCTTTGGGTGATGCTGCTGCTTGGCCTGTGCAAGGTTTAATAAGGCATTTCAGGCCAGAGCTTGAGAGGAGGATCAGGGAGCGTGCTGAGAAGGAATTGCTGGAGGCAGCTGCTTAA